ATTAAATGAGTTAGTGCCACAACAAACGGACTATAAAGAGCAAATAACTTTTGTAAAAGACCGGCCAGGGCATGATATGCGTTATGCCATTGATGCAAGTAAAATTGAAAAAGAGCTGGATTGGACCCCTATTGAAACTTTTGAAACAGGTTTAAGAAAAACAGTCGAATGGTATCTTGAAAATAAAACTTGGTGCCAACATGTTCAAGACGGATCTTATAATCGTGAGCGTTTAGGAGTTTAATAATGAAAGGTATTGTATTAGCGGGTGGCTCAGGTACGCGTTTGTATCCGATTACAAAAGGTGTCTCAAAGCAGTTGTTACCTGTATATGATAAACCGATGATCTATTATCCATTATCGGTATTAATGCTTGCAGGTATTAGAGATATTTTAATTATTACAACACCTGAAGATCAAGATGGATTTATTCGTTTATTAGGTAATGGCAGAGATTTTGGTATTAATTTAAGTTATGAAATACAGCATAGCCCTGATGGTTTAGCGCAAGCATTTATTATCGGAGAAGCGTTTATTGGCGATGATTCGGTTTGCTTAGTACTTGGTGATAACCTTTTTTGGGGGCAAGGCTTTTCTCCAATGTTACAAAAAGCTGCTTCACTAACCGAAGGCGCTACAGTTTTTGGCTATCAAGTACAAGATCCGGAACGCTTTGGTGTTGTTGATTTTGATGATAATATGAAGGCTCTTTCAATTGAAGAGAAACCATTGAAACCTAAGTCAAACTATGCTGTTACAGGGCTTTACTTCTACAGTAATAGTGTTATTGATATAGCCAAAAACGTAAAACCATCAGTCCGAGGTGAACTTGAGATTACTAGTATTAATCAAGTTTATTTGGAGAAGGGTTTATTAAATGTTGAGTTACTTGGTCGAGGATTTGCTTGGTTAGATACAGGAACACACGAAACTCTACTAGACTCGGCTATGTTTGTGGAGACTATTGAGCGTAGACAAGGATACAAAATTGCCTGTTTAGAAGAGATTGCTTTTAACAATGGTTGGTTAAGTTCTGAGAAAATAAGTGAATTAGCGAAACCTATGATGAAAAATAGTTATGGCCAGTATTTGATGGCTTTGGCGAATGAAAACAAATGAGTCTAATAAAAATAATTGATTTCAAATCGTTAGGTGATGAACGAGGTGACCTTGTTTCGCTTGAAGGAAATAAAGACATTCCGTTTGATATTAAACGTGTTTACTATATTTTTGGTACAGAATCTTCTGTGTCGCGTGGTTTTCATGCGCATAAAAATTTACAGCAAGTAGCCATTTGCGTTAAGGGGAGTTGTAAAATTATTCTTGACGATGGCAATATAAGAGAAGATGTTATACTTAATTCACCTTTTAAAGGATTATATATAAACTCGATGAAGTGGCGTGAAATGCATGACTTTAGTGAAGATTGTGTTTTGATGGTTTTAGCTTCATCTTTTTATGACGAAGCGGACTATATACGTGATTATCAAGAATTTATAAAAATAGCTAGCTATGATTCATAACTTATCTGATGTACAGTCAAAAAGTATTGGTGAAGGCACAAATATTTGGCAATTTTGCGTGGTATTACCTAATGCTGTTATTGGTCATAACTGTAATGTTTGCTCACATTGTTTAATTGAAAATAACGTAGTTATTGGTAATAACGTCACTATTAAGAGTGGTGTGCAGATATGGGATGGTATAATCATAGAAGACAATGTATTCATTGGTCCTAATGTTACTTTTACTAATGACAAATCACCTCGATCAAAGCAATATCCTGATGAATTTCTAACAACTGTTGTTAAAAATAATGCTTCAATTGGAGCGAATGCAACTATTCTTCCCGGTGTGACAATTGGTGAGTTTTCTATGGTTGGTGCTGGCGCTGTTGTGATAAAAGATGTAAAACCACATTCTACTGTTGTTGGTAACCCAGCTAGAGAAATAATAAAATGATACCATTTTTAAATTTGAAAAAAATTAATGCTCAGTATAGTGATGATTTAAAAGAAGCATGCTCAAGGGTCATAGATTCAGGGTGGTACCTTATGGGGCAGGAGCTAAAGACTTTTGAAAATGATTTTGCAAACTATTGTGACACTGACTTTTCTGTCGGCGTTGCTAATGGCCTTGATGCATTAACCCTCACGTTACGCGCTTGGAAAGAGCTTGGGAAACTAAACGATGGTGACGAAGTTATAGTACAGGCAAATACTTATATTGCCTCTGTGTTAGCGATTACAGAGAATAATCTCATTCCCGTATTAGTTGAAGCCAATGAGTTAACATTTAACTTATGCCCTGAGGTTGTAAGAAAAGCAATTACGAGAAAAACTAAAGTGATTTTACCCGTTCATTTATATGGACAGCTTTCGCCAATGGCTGAACTCATGGTGATCGCCGATGAGTATAATTTACTGGTATTAGAGGACTGTGCACAAGCACATGGTGCTATTATCGATGGAAAAAAAGCGGGAAGTTGGGGCCATGCAGGAGCTTTTAGTTTTTATCCCGGGAAGAATCTTGGGGCGCTTGGCGATGCTGGAGCAGTAACAACAAGCAATGAGGTACTAGCGAAAACTATAAGGGCGTTAGGTAATTATGGTTCATACAAACGATACGAGAATACGTATCAAGGTGTTAATAGTCGTTTAGATGAAATTCAAGCCGCTATGCTAAGTGTAAAACTAAAGCATTTATCAGGGCAAATCACCGCGCGTAGAAAAATAGCAAATACTTATCTTGATGGTATCTCTAACCCCGCGATTATTTTACCAAAAGTAGAAAAGCAAGAAGGGCATGTCTGGCATTTGTTTGTAATAAAATCATTTAAACGAAATGAGTTATCTCGGTACTTATTAGATGCTGGTATTGAGACTATTATACATTATCCTATAGCTCCTCATAATCAAGATGCTTACAGCGGAAAAATATCGCATGCTGAATTGCCCTTGACCGAAAAGTTACACGATACTGTTTTATCATTACCAATTGACCCAACAATGAGTATTGATGATGTTAATTATATCATTGAGACTATCAACGGCTTTGAATAATCAATAGCAGAAATTAAATATAATAATATAGCGCTGGATTTAATCTAGGGCTATTCATAATATCCAACTCACCATAAATAATTTAACTACGTCAACTGAAATATAAGCCTTTTATAGATAATATCCTTTTGTTTGTTTGTTTGTTTGTTTGTTTGTTTGTGAATATGGATGGTTGTCGAAAAACTCAGATGTAAATAAATTATTATCATGATTTTCAGCTTAACGATGGCGAACTATGAACCTTAATAAGATCAAACAAAAACTAAAAAAAATTAAATTAATAAAGAAAATTTATGAAATGGCTTTTCAACGGCCTATATATAACTACTTTGGCACAAATTATAAAAAAAAGATGCTGTTCTCTTATAGCACGTACCATTTTAATAAGAGTAATTATACATCACATTCCAATTACCAAGAATCAAAGTTAATTGCGACTATTTTTGATCGTTTGGGGTATCAGGTCGATATCATAAATAATGATCGTAAACATTCTGCTTGCCTAGAGGAATATGAAGTTATTTTTGGCGAGGGCATTCCAATGTACCAGGCTGTCGAAAGTAATGTGAATGCAACCGTTATTTATTATGGTACAGGCTCTCATCCGTGGCAGTGTAGTAACTCTTCATTGTCAAGAGTTGTTGATTTTTATAAAATTCATAAAGTTTCAGCTCTAAGATCTGCACGAATTAATGATTACCGTTGGGGCTTAGCCGCCACTATGGCCGACTATGTTATTTGTATTGGTAATGAAACCACCCGGGAAACATTCATAGAAAATGGCGCGAAAGTTGTTTTTCCGTTGGATCCAACATTTATTAAAGAAACTGATAATGAGTGTTTTGTTGAAAATAAAAATATGAATGAGGCTAAAAAACATGCGTTATGGTTTGGCAGTTATGGTTTGTTACATAAAGGACTTGACATTGCAATAGAGGCTTTTCGTGCTAAACCCGATTGGACTTTACATGTATGCGGTTATACTGCTGCTGAAGAGAAAATACTTCGAACGATCAACCCTCCTAGTAATGTAATTATACATGGTTTTGTAAACGTTTTATCTGATTCGTTTAAAAAAATTGCTATGCAATGTGG
This portion of the Shewanella violacea DSS12 genome encodes:
- a CDS encoding glycosyltransferase, with product MNLNKIKQKLKKIKLIKKIYEMAFQRPIYNYFGTNYKKKMLFSYSTYHFNKSNYTSHSNYQESKLIATIFDRLGYQVDIINNDRKHSACLEEYEVIFGEGIPMYQAVESNVNATVIYYGTGSHPWQCSNSSLSRVVDFYKIHKVSALRSARINDYRWGLAATMADYVICIGNETTRETFIENGAKVVFPLDPTFIKETDNECFVENKNMNEAKKHALWFGSYGLLHKGLDIAIEAFRAKPDWTLHVCGYTAAEEKILRTINPPSNVIIHGFVNVLSDSFKKIAMQCGFVILPSCSEGTATAIITAVGNGAMIPIVTAECGFDIEDFGFNIKLNKESVIDTMISIDTMPEDVLQQMAISANTAIRERYTLDKFETNIESHINKLLADYSEYNR
- a CDS encoding sugar 3,4-ketoisomerase, whose protein sequence is MSLIKIIDFKSLGDERGDLVSLEGNKDIPFDIKRVYYIFGTESSVSRGFHAHKNLQQVAICVKGSCKIILDDGNIREDVILNSPFKGLYINSMKWREMHDFSEDCVLMVLASSFYDEADYIRDYQEFIKIASYDS
- the rfbA gene encoding glucose-1-phosphate thymidylyltransferase RfbA, whose amino-acid sequence is MKGIVLAGGSGTRLYPITKGVSKQLLPVYDKPMIYYPLSVLMLAGIRDILIITTPEDQDGFIRLLGNGRDFGINLSYEIQHSPDGLAQAFIIGEAFIGDDSVCLVLGDNLFWGQGFSPMLQKAASLTEGATVFGYQVQDPERFGVVDFDDNMKALSIEEKPLKPKSNYAVTGLYFYSNSVIDIAKNVKPSVRGELEITSINQVYLEKGLLNVELLGRGFAWLDTGTHETLLDSAMFVETIERRQGYKIACLEEIAFNNGWLSSEKISELAKPMMKNSYGQYLMALANENK
- a CDS encoding acyltransferase gives rise to the protein MIHNLSDVQSKSIGEGTNIWQFCVVLPNAVIGHNCNVCSHCLIENNVVIGNNVTIKSGVQIWDGIIIEDNVFIGPNVTFTNDKSPRSKQYPDEFLTTVVKNNASIGANATILPGVTIGEFSMVGAGAVVIKDVKPHSTVVGNPAREIIK
- a CDS encoding DegT/DnrJ/EryC1/StrS family aminotransferase — translated: MIPFLNLKKINAQYSDDLKEACSRVIDSGWYLMGQELKTFENDFANYCDTDFSVGVANGLDALTLTLRAWKELGKLNDGDEVIVQANTYIASVLAITENNLIPVLVEANELTFNLCPEVVRKAITRKTKVILPVHLYGQLSPMAELMVIADEYNLLVLEDCAQAHGAIIDGKKAGSWGHAGAFSFYPGKNLGALGDAGAVTTSNEVLAKTIRALGNYGSYKRYENTYQGVNSRLDEIQAAMLSVKLKHLSGQITARRKIANTYLDGISNPAIILPKVEKQEGHVWHLFVIKSFKRNELSRYLLDAGIETIIHYPIAPHNQDAYSGKISHAELPLTEKLHDTVLSLPIDPTMSIDDVNYIIETINGFE